A stretch of the Saccharolobus caldissimus genome encodes the following:
- a CDS encoding TGS domain-containing protein — protein sequence MVTNLPAEAKAKWLKVMDAKTPEEKLQALQEFLKEVPKHKGTENLVYWAKRRMAELREEIEIRKSKKSGGFSLFVEKEGAGQAILIGDILIRSQIMRKLTNVKQEFSDLPVPGMVRYEDVQIQLVNPPRTLPLSKTIGLIRNADEVIIAVNSKEELISIRNILEENNILLKKPKGKVIIERTRYGMAGIRIVNLGKLIDADEKTVRDYIESFGIKSAIVKIIGEVSIDDIEKSIFETVSYKPTIVISQENIYVEDLPIINLNEIEKLPKIMFDMLEVIRIYTKEPGEEPTKDPLILKKGSTVLDVARKLHSSLAENFKYARVWGKSVRYQGQKVGPSHVLEDKDIVEIHVK from the coding sequence ATGGTAACGAACCTTCCTGCAGAGGCTAAAGCTAAATGGCTTAAGGTAATGGACGCTAAAACTCCTGAAGAGAAATTACAAGCTCTGCAGGAATTTCTAAAAGAAGTTCCTAAACATAAGGGTACTGAGAACCTAGTTTACTGGGCTAAGCGACGAATGGCTGAACTTAGAGAGGAAATAGAAATTAGAAAAAGTAAGAAGTCTGGAGGATTTTCTCTCTTTGTAGAAAAAGAAGGTGCAGGTCAAGCTATTCTTATAGGTGATATATTAATTAGATCTCAAATTATGAGGAAATTAACCAACGTTAAACAAGAATTTAGTGATTTACCGGTTCCAGGTATGGTAAGATATGAGGATGTACAAATACAGCTTGTTAATCCTCCAAGAACTTTGCCTCTTTCTAAAACTATAGGTCTAATTAGAAATGCAGACGAAGTAATTATTGCTGTAAATAGCAAAGAGGAATTGATTTCTATAAGGAATATTTTAGAAGAAAATAACATATTGTTAAAGAAACCTAAAGGAAAAGTAATAATAGAGAGAACTAGATATGGGATGGCTGGAATTAGAATAGTAAACCTAGGTAAATTAATAGATGCCGATGAGAAAACCGTAAGAGATTACATAGAAAGTTTTGGAATTAAATCCGCTATAGTAAAAATTATAGGTGAAGTTAGCATTGATGACATAGAAAAATCTATATTTGAGACGGTTAGTTATAAGCCTACAATAGTTATCTCTCAAGAGAACATTTACGTTGAAGATCTGCCTATAATAAATTTAAATGAAATAGAGAAATTGCCTAAGATCATGTTTGATATGCTTGAAGTTATACGTATCTATACAAAAGAACCTGGAGAAGAACCCACTAAAGATCCTTTAATATTAAAGAAAGGCTCTACAGTTTTAGATGTTGCTAGGAAATTACATTCGTCATTAGCTGAGAACTTTAAGTATGCTAGAGTTTGGGGAAAATCTGTGAGATATCAAGGACAAAAAGTTGGCCCCTCTCATGTTCTCGAAGATAAAGACATTGTTGAAATTCATGTTAAGTAA
- the rnhB gene encoding ribonuclease HII produces the protein MRVGIDEAGRGSLIGPMVVAGVAIDESKLDFLKNMGVKDSKQLTRERREKLFSLLSNIVEAFVVVKVFPEDIDVYNLNDLTYNAVMKIILTLSIYNPSVITVDKVGDEKPVIELINKLGYKPNVVHKADELFVEASAASIIAKVVRDNYIDMLKEIYGDFGSGYPADPKTINWLKSFYKRSSIPPPIIRRSWKVLRSIAPLYYINKEGKRIW, from the coding sequence ATGAGAGTAGGCATAGATGAAGCTGGGCGAGGCTCACTAATAGGTCCTATGGTAGTTGCGGGTGTAGCAATAGACGAAAGTAAGTTAGACTTTTTAAAGAATATGGGAGTAAAAGATAGTAAGCAATTAACTAGAGAAAGAAGGGAAAAACTATTTAGTTTATTAAGTAATATTGTAGAGGCTTTCGTAGTAGTCAAAGTATTTCCAGAGGATATAGATGTATACAACTTAAATGATTTAACTTATAATGCTGTGATGAAGATTATACTTACACTATCGATTTATAATCCGAGCGTAATAACCGTAGATAAGGTCGGCGATGAGAAACCTGTTATTGAATTAATTAATAAATTAGGTTATAAACCTAATGTTGTGCATAAGGCTGATGAGTTATTTGTCGAGGCTAGTGCAGCGAGTATTATAGCTAAGGTGGTTAGGGATAATTACATTGACATGTTAAAGGAGATATATGGGGATTTTGGGAGTGGATATCCAGCTGATCCTAAAACTATAAATTGGCTAAAATCTTTTTACAAAAGGAGTTCTATACCACCTCCTATTATAAGGAGGTCCTGGAAAGTTTTACGTTCAATTGCCCCCTTATATTACATAAATAAGGAGGGTAAAAGAATATGGTAA
- a CDS encoding 60S ribosomal export protein NMD3, with the protein MGKRFCVVCGKENVELIGSMCIDCYIKNKQLVSIPRKISGKYCKICGAQWIGGKWVRNTNSSPVSAVEEIILRELPNKIKLDENITEFNFNIKNIWKDQGGHIFSTIQFRGKIKDKEFTQEAIINLNVEKTICDHCFRKKTRYYEAIIQLRSKGKEGVDDRKRAFFESFFSRDIIDNLSDIVEGKEGIDYYFINKSVARKLVSNISSIVDVEINESYQNERMKNGKREAKLVISLRI; encoded by the coding sequence ATGGGTAAGAGATTTTGCGTAGTTTGTGGTAAGGAAAACGTAGAATTAATAGGGAGTATGTGCATTGATTGTTATATAAAAAATAAACAGCTCGTATCTATTCCTAGAAAGATTTCTGGAAAATATTGTAAAATATGTGGTGCCCAATGGATAGGAGGTAAATGGGTAAGGAATACAAATAGCTCCCCAGTTAGTGCTGTGGAAGAGATCATACTACGGGAGTTACCTAATAAAATTAAATTAGATGAAAATATTACAGAATTTAATTTTAATATTAAAAATATTTGGAAGGATCAAGGGGGTCATATTTTTTCAACTATACAATTTAGGGGTAAGATTAAGGATAAGGAATTTACACAAGAGGCTATAATTAATTTAAATGTAGAGAAGACTATATGTGATCATTGCTTTAGGAAGAAGACTCGTTATTACGAAGCGATAATTCAACTTAGGAGTAAAGGTAAGGAAGGTGTTGACGATAGAAAGAGGGCATTTTTTGAATCCTTTTTCTCTAGGGACATAATAGATAATTTATCGGATATTGTAGAAGGTAAGGAAGGAATTGACTACTATTTTATAAACAAGAGTGTAGCGAGAAAATTAGTCTCTAACATATCTTCTATTGTTGACGTTGAAATTAATGAAAGTTATCAAAATGAAAGGATGAAAAACGGTAAAAGGGAGGCTAAATTAGTTATTTCATTGAGGATATGA
- a CDS encoding DUF424 domain-containing protein yields MKVFLNVIRAQGMVLVNICQVELLGKVFKDGDIILDINEKFYGGELVELDYAFSLIDEATVMSIVGNYVVDEAIKRGIVHKDSVLSVSGVKFAQVYNV; encoded by the coding sequence ATGAAAGTCTTTCTTAACGTAATTAGAGCACAAGGAATGGTTTTAGTTAACATATGCCAAGTTGAATTATTAGGTAAGGTATTTAAGGACGGGGATATTATATTAGACATAAATGAGAAATTTTACGGTGGAGAACTAGTAGAATTAGATTACGCTTTTTCCCTTATTGATGAGGCAACTGTAATGAGCATAGTAGGAAATTACGTAGTGGATGAGGCTATAAAAAGGGGAATAGTTCATAAAGATTCCGTACTAAGTGTAAGTGGCGTAAAGTTTGCACAGGTATATAACGTGTGA
- a CDS encoding translation initiation factor IF-2 subunit beta: MELLDRLYSKLPEKVHKVGTQTLPNLIVLNIGNSTIIRNFAEYCDRIRREDKICMKYLLKELAAAGSMDDKGELIIQGKFSSQVINTLMERFIRAYVQCSTCKSLDTVLKKEKKGWYISCLACGAQTPVKPL; encoded by the coding sequence ATGGAGTTACTAGATAGATTATATTCGAAGTTGCCAGAGAAAGTTCATAAGGTGGGTACACAAACTTTACCTAATCTTATAGTATTAAATATAGGTAATTCGACAATTATAAGGAATTTTGCAGAATACTGTGATAGGATTAGAAGGGAAGATAAAATATGTATGAAATATCTTCTAAAAGAATTAGCAGCAGCTGGAAGTATGGATGATAAAGGTGAGTTAATAATTCAAGGGAAATTCTCCTCACAAGTTATTAATACACTAATGGAGAGGTTCATAAGGGCTTATGTGCAATGCAGTACTTGTAAAAGTTTAGATACTGTTCTAAAGAAAGAGAAAAAAGGTTGGTATATTAGCTGCTTAGCTTGTGGTGCCCAAACTCCAGTGAAGCCGCTATGA
- a CDS encoding tRNA (N(6)-L-threonylcarbamoyladenosine(37)-C(2))-methylthiotransferase, which produces MKNVYIETYGCALNKADTFIMETLLEKEGYKFVEKPEDADIIILNTCVVRLETEERMKQRIKELNKFSSNKKFIVAGCMSSAEPATVLSIAPNASLVGPQAVERILEVIKSSERKIILDGDKASVTPRLFEGKIAIIPLADGCAGNCSFCITKLARRKLRSYPLREIVESAKYAVLNGAKEIELTGQDTAAYGLDLGGTIRLPDVVSKVAEIDGDFMIRIGMMTPEQAMRILDDLIEVLKNPKVYKFIHLPVQSGDDRVLKLMNRKYTVDEYRQIVTEIRNKIPFVNITTDIIIGHPGEDEEAFNNTILLMKELRFERVHLAMYSIRPNTKSASLPQIPDSIKKKRMHIANKVYEDVAYSVHNEYVGTISRVITTELGRKGSVIGRTINYIPVVIKNENAQLGKWYNVKITEASFYDLRGVLV; this is translated from the coding sequence ATGAAAAACGTTTACATTGAGACTTATGGATGTGCGTTAAATAAGGCTGACACTTTTATCATGGAAACCTTACTTGAAAAAGAGGGTTATAAATTCGTTGAAAAACCTGAGGATGCTGATATAATAATATTAAATACATGCGTAGTAAGGTTAGAAACTGAAGAAAGAATGAAACAGAGAATAAAGGAGTTGAACAAATTTTCTAGTAATAAGAAGTTTATAGTAGCTGGATGTATGAGCAGTGCTGAACCCGCTACTGTGCTTTCAATTGCACCCAACGCCTCATTAGTAGGACCCCAAGCAGTAGAAAGAATATTAGAAGTGATAAAATCCAGTGAGAGAAAGATAATATTAGATGGCGATAAGGCGTCAGTAACACCTAGATTATTTGAGGGAAAAATAGCAATAATACCATTAGCCGATGGATGTGCAGGAAATTGCAGCTTTTGTATAACTAAACTAGCCAGGAGGAAATTAAGGAGTTATCCATTAAGAGAGATAGTGGAATCTGCTAAGTATGCAGTATTAAATGGAGCGAAAGAAATTGAGCTAACTGGGCAAGATACCGCAGCATATGGACTAGATTTAGGAGGCACTATAAGGTTACCAGATGTTGTAAGTAAGGTAGCTGAAATTGACGGTGATTTTATGATAAGAATAGGCATGATGACTCCAGAACAGGCAATGAGAATTCTAGATGATTTAATAGAAGTATTAAAGAATCCTAAAGTATATAAATTTATTCATTTACCAGTACAAAGTGGAGATGACAGAGTATTAAAGTTAATGAATAGAAAGTACACTGTTGACGAGTATAGGCAAATAGTAACGGAAATAAGAAATAAGATCCCTTTTGTTAATATAACTACAGATATAATTATAGGGCATCCAGGTGAGGATGAGGAAGCGTTTAATAATACCATATTACTAATGAAAGAATTACGTTTTGAAAGAGTTCATCTAGCTATGTATTCTATAAGGCCTAACACTAAAAGTGCCTCATTACCTCAAATACCAGATTCTATAAAGAAAAAGAGAATGCATATAGCTAATAAAGTTTATGAAGACGTAGCGTATTCTGTCCATAATGAATATGTGGGAACTATAAGTAGAGTAATAACAACAGAGTTAGGTCGTAAGGGATCAGTTATAGGCAGAACAATTAATTACATTCCTGTTGTAATTAAAAACGAAAATGCTCAATTAGGTAAATGGTATAACGTTAAAATAACAGAAGCATCATTTTATGACCTACGTGGAGTTCTTGTTTAA
- a CDS encoding thiolase family protein, giving the protein MPENVYIVSAVRTPIGKFGGSLKDLSPVDLGTIAIKEAIRRAKIDPKKVDITIMGNVLRAGHGQDISRQCAIRAGVPYEIDGFSIDMVCSSGMMSVIAASQMIKSGDADIVIAGGTESMSQAMLAVKSDIRWGVRMLMGKRLEFIDTMLIDGLTDPFNMKLMGQEADMVAKAHNITRKELDEIAYESHLRAHNATVKGYFKSEIVEINVNGKIIDKDEGIRSDTTLEKLSNLPPAFNPDGLHTAGNSSQISDGASALIIMSEKAVRELNVEPIARILGYSWVGIESWRFTEAPIFAIKKLLSKLEMDITKFDYFENNEAFAVNNVLLHKYLGIPYDRLNVFGGAIAIGHPIGASGARIITTLLNVLSKMKGERGIASICHGVGGATAIAVELLRELK; this is encoded by the coding sequence ATGCCAGAAAACGTATATATTGTATCAGCTGTTAGAACGCCGATAGGAAAATTTGGAGGAAGTTTAAAAGACCTTTCTCCAGTAGATTTAGGAACTATAGCAATTAAAGAAGCTATAAGGAGAGCTAAAATAGATCCTAAGAAAGTAGATATTACCATAATGGGGAATGTACTAAGAGCAGGACATGGGCAAGACATATCAAGACAATGTGCTATTAGGGCTGGGGTACCATATGAAATAGATGGATTTTCAATAGACATGGTATGCTCGTCTGGAATGATGAGTGTAATTGCTGCTTCTCAGATGATTAAGAGCGGTGATGCCGACATAGTAATTGCGGGAGGTACTGAAAGTATGAGCCAGGCTATGTTAGCAGTTAAATCCGACATAAGATGGGGTGTTAGAATGTTAATGGGAAAGAGGCTTGAGTTTATAGACACTATGTTAATAGATGGGCTGACTGACCCTTTTAACATGAAACTTATGGGCCAAGAGGCTGACATGGTAGCTAAGGCTCATAATATAACTAGAAAAGAACTGGACGAGATAGCATACGAAAGCCATCTAAGAGCCCATAACGCAACTGTAAAAGGGTATTTCAAATCAGAAATCGTTGAAATTAACGTTAACGGCAAAATCATTGATAAGGATGAGGGTATAAGATCTGATACTACGCTAGAAAAACTGTCAAACTTGCCTCCAGCATTCAATCCAGATGGCTTACACACGGCAGGAAATTCCTCACAAATTTCTGATGGAGCCTCAGCTTTAATAATAATGAGCGAAAAAGCTGTTAGAGAATTAAACGTCGAGCCTATAGCTAGAATTTTAGGATATAGTTGGGTTGGTATAGAAAGTTGGAGGTTTACTGAAGCACCTATTTTCGCTATTAAAAAGCTATTAAGCAAATTAGAAATGGATATAACTAAGTTTGATTATTTTGAAAATAATGAGGCATTCGCAGTAAATAATGTATTATTACATAAATATTTAGGTATACCTTACGATAGACTAAACGTATTTGGAGGAGCCATCGCTATAGGACATCCTATAGGAGCTAGCGGGGCGAGGATAATTACTACATTACTAAACGTATTATCTAAAATGAAGGGAGAAAGGGGAATAGCGAGTATATGTCATGGTGTCGGCGGTGCAACAGCTATTGCAGTTGAGCTTTTAAGGGAATTGAAGTAA
- a CDS encoding translation initiation factor aIF-1A has protein sequence MPKKDRTQETSSKDIPKPSEGETICVVKKMLGGDHLIVLCVDGKERLARIPGKIRKKMWMREGDVVLVGIWDFQPDRCDILYRYGNDEIKKLINENIISKEIIEQLRG, from the coding sequence TTGCCAAAAAAAGATAGGACACAAGAAACTTCTAGTAAGGATATACCTAAACCTAGTGAAGGTGAAACTATTTGTGTAGTTAAAAAAATGTTAGGAGGAGATCATCTTATAGTATTGTGCGTTGATGGCAAAGAAAGACTCGCTAGAATACCAGGTAAGATAAGGAAAAAAATGTGGATGAGAGAAGGAGATGTAGTTCTTGTAGGAATTTGGGATTTTCAACCAGATAGATGTGATATATTATATAGATATGGAAATGACGAAATTAAAAAGCTTATAAATGAAAACATAATAAGTAAAGAAATAATTGAACAGTTAAGAGGATAA
- a CDS encoding serine protein kinase RIO: protein MAELPKRIKEEKRRKDEDLFKVVDSTIDSRTYFNLIQIARRLNIEQYLGAISSGKEARVYPARTYDGKYYAIKIYYTSTAQSKRAIKKYTIGDVRFEDIKVSNTRQLINTWAKKEFKNLTRLYEVGVRVPKPILVYENILVMEFIGEDGLRAPLLRELEDNEITQELYEDLIAQIKIMVGKAKLVHGDLSEYNVMVYNGQCYIIDVSQAIPLEHEEAEKLLRRDIENINNFFKSKGINIKPTDELLLELGFSGA, encoded by the coding sequence TTGGCAGAGTTACCAAAAAGGATTAAAGAAGAAAAGAGACGTAAAGATGAGGATTTATTTAAAGTAGTAGATTCAACTATTGATTCTAGAACATATTTCAATTTAATTCAAATTGCAAGACGATTAAATATAGAGCAATATTTGGGAGCAATCTCTTCTGGAAAAGAAGCTAGAGTATATCCAGCAAGAACATATGATGGAAAATATTATGCGATTAAAATATATTATACTTCTACTGCGCAAAGTAAAAGGGCAATAAAGAAGTACACTATAGGAGATGTAAGATTTGAGGATATAAAGGTAAGTAATACGAGACAATTAATAAACACTTGGGCTAAAAAGGAATTTAAAAACCTAACTAGACTTTACGAAGTTGGCGTAAGAGTACCTAAGCCTATTCTGGTTTATGAAAATATATTAGTAATGGAATTTATAGGTGAAGATGGGCTAAGAGCACCTTTATTAAGAGAGTTAGAAGACAATGAAATAACGCAAGAATTGTATGAAGATTTAATCGCTCAAATAAAGATAATGGTAGGAAAGGCTAAATTAGTTCATGGTGACTTAAGTGAGTATAACGTAATGGTATATAATGGTCAGTGTTACATAATTGATGTAAGCCAAGCTATACCGTTAGAACATGAAGAAGCTGAGAAACTACTAAGAAGAGACATCGAAAATATAAATAACTTCTTTAAGAGTAAAGGAATAAATATAAAGCCCACAGATGAGTTATTATTAGAACTAGGATTTTCTGGGGCTTGA
- a CDS encoding KH domain-containing protein, translated as MTTLFITVEDERLEEVKRIIEKLEELTDTKIVFDDKTKTFNVIPKGQNQYEALKAVSVIRAIGLGFDTETAFKLLSDEYSLEVIDLKTLIGNNPDSIRRVKGRVIGESGKTKKIIQEYTGVNISIYGHVIGIVGPHEQVQIAKKAIELLIEGKEHRTVYKFLDKAEREFIVYKTSKLGKRLNEIR; from the coding sequence TTGACAACTTTGTTTATAACCGTTGAGGATGAAAGACTAGAAGAGGTAAAAAGAATTATAGAAAAATTAGAGGAATTAACAGATACTAAAATAGTTTTTGATGATAAAACTAAGACCTTTAACGTTATTCCTAAGGGGCAGAATCAGTATGAGGCTTTAAAGGCTGTATCAGTAATAAGGGCAATAGGTTTAGGATTTGATACTGAGACTGCATTTAAACTATTAAGTGACGAATATAGTCTTGAAGTCATTGATTTAAAAACTCTTATTGGTAATAATCCAGATTCGATAAGAAGAGTAAAGGGAAGAGTTATTGGAGAGAGTGGTAAAACTAAAAAAATAATTCAAGAATACACTGGTGTTAATATATCAATTTATGGTCATGTAATAGGCATTGTAGGTCCGCATGAACAAGTTCAAATAGCTAAAAAGGCTATAGAATTACTAATAGAGGGAAAAGAACATAGAACAGTTTACAAGTTCTTGGACAAAGCGGAAAGGGAATTCATAGTATATAAAACTTCTAAGTTAGGAAAAAGATTGAATGAAATCAGATAA